A single region of the Bacillus cereus genome encodes:
- the ribD gene encoding bifunctional diaminohydroxyphosphoribosylaminopyrimidine deaminase/5-amino-6-(5-phosphoribosylamino)uracil reductase RibD, producing the protein MTDQEYMRIALQLAQGTTGQTSPNPMVGAVVVKDGNIIGMGAHLRAGEEHAEVHALHMAGEKAKGATVYVTLEPCSHFGKTPPCCELLIEKGVQRVVIATLDCNPLVSGNGKRRLEEAGIEVTTGVLEAEVTLLNRYFFHYMKTKRPFVTIKTAMSLDGKTATVTGESQWITSEEARADVHQYRHMHDAILVGVNTVLTDNPHLTTRILNGGKHPIRVILDTHLRTPPSSHVITDGLAPTWIIVGKDVNKEKIASYESNNIVVYQMKTQQIKIQDVLSLLGEKQILSLFVEGGQTVHANFLKTNSFNEIVTYISPKLIGGKDAPTLFGGAGFSKLQDALSLTIQEMKQIGNDIKIVATLKSEVTECLQES; encoded by the coding sequence ATGACAGATCAAGAATATATGAGGATTGCCTTGCAGTTAGCACAAGGTACAACCGGCCAAACAAGTCCCAATCCTATGGTTGGTGCTGTTGTTGTAAAAGATGGAAACATCATAGGAATGGGGGCTCACTTGCGCGCTGGTGAAGAACATGCTGAAGTTCATGCACTTCATATGGCTGGTGAAAAAGCAAAAGGTGCTACCGTTTATGTAACACTTGAACCGTGTAGCCATTTTGGAAAAACACCACCTTGCTGTGAATTACTCATTGAAAAAGGAGTCCAGCGGGTTGTAATTGCTACCCTTGATTGCAATCCACTCGTTTCTGGTAATGGAAAAAGGAGATTAGAAGAAGCAGGAATCGAGGTAACTACTGGTGTCCTTGAGGCGGAAGTAACTTTATTAAATCGATACTTTTTTCACTATATGAAAACGAAACGTCCCTTTGTAACAATAAAAACAGCAATGAGCTTAGATGGAAAAACAGCTACTGTAACTGGTGAAAGCCAGTGGATTACAAGTGAAGAAGCACGTGCTGATGTTCACCAATATCGTCATATGCATGATGCTATCTTAGTCGGTGTGAATACAGTTTTAACTGATAATCCACATTTAACAACAAGAATTCTAAACGGAGGTAAACATCCTATACGTGTTATTTTAGATACCCACTTACGAACGCCGCCATCTTCTCATGTCATAACAGATGGCTTAGCTCCGACATGGATTATTGTCGGTAAGGATGTAAATAAAGAGAAAATAGCGTCTTATGAATCTAACAATATAGTTGTATACCAAATGAAAACACAGCAAATTAAAATACAAGATGTCCTATCCCTACTCGGTGAGAAACAAATTCTTTCTCTGTTCGTTGAAGGTGGTCAAACGGTGCATGCAAACTTCTTAAAAACAAATAGTTTTAATGAAATTGTGACCTATATTAGCCCGAAATTAATTGGTGGAAAAGATGCACCCACCTTATTTGGCGGAGCTGGTTTTTCGAAGTTACAAGATGCACTTTCCTTAACAATTCAAGAGATGAAACAAATTGGTAATGATATAAAAATTGTTGCAACCTTAAAAAGCGAGGTGACAGAATGTTTACAGGAATCGTAG
- the ribE gene encoding riboflavin synthase, whose translation MFTGIVEELGTISSMTQSGEAMKLTINANQILSDIKLGDSIAVNGICLTVTTFTTTSFTVDAMPETMKATSLRMLKPSAKVNLERAMAANGRFGGHFVTGHIDGIGTILTKKQHYNAIYYKIAISDELLRYCLHKGSVAIDGTSLTIFDIDESSITISLIPHTVSESIIGEKKAGDIVNIECDMIGKYIERFISKPTKRTDSMTESFLQENGFL comes from the coding sequence ATGTTTACAGGAATCGTAGAAGAGTTAGGAACGATATCAAGCATGACTCAAAGTGGTGAAGCAATGAAGCTAACTATTAACGCAAATCAAATTTTATCAGATATCAAATTAGGTGATAGTATCGCAGTTAACGGCATTTGCTTAACAGTAACTACTTTTACGACTACTTCATTCACTGTTGATGCAATGCCTGAAACAATGAAAGCAACATCACTTCGTATGCTAAAGCCAAGTGCCAAAGTGAATTTAGAACGGGCAATGGCTGCAAACGGACGATTCGGTGGACATTTCGTCACCGGACATATCGATGGCATCGGTACGATTTTAACTAAAAAACAACATTACAATGCCATCTATTACAAAATAGCAATTTCTGATGAATTACTACGCTATTGTTTGCATAAAGGATCCGTTGCTATTGATGGCACTAGTTTAACAATATTTGATATAGACGAATCTTCAATTACAATTTCACTCATCCCCCACACAGTAAGCGAGTCTATAATCGGAGAAAAAAAAGCCGGGGACATCGTAAACATTGAGTGTGACATGATTGGAAAATATATTGAACGCTTTATTTCAAAGCCCACAAAAAGAACAGATTCAATGACCGAAAGCTTTTTACAAGAAAACGGATTTCTATAA
- the ribBA gene encoding bifunctional 3,4-dihydroxy-2-butanone 4-phosphate synthase/GTP cyclohydrolase II has product MFHRIEEALEDLKQGKVVIVCDDENRENEGDFIALAEYITPETINFMITHGRGLVCVPITEKYAERLQLEPMVSHNTDSHHTAFTVSIDHVSTTTGISAHERATTIQELLNPASKGTDFNRPGHIFPLIAKEGGVLRRAGHTEAAVDLAKLCGAEPAGVICEIINEDGTMARVPDLLECAKQFDIKMITIEDLIAYRRHHETLVTREVEITLPTDFGTFHAIGYSNSLDMKEHIALVKGDISTGEPVLVRVHSECLTGDVFGSCRCDCGPQLHAALAQIEREGKGVLLYMRQEGRGIGLLNKLRAYKLQEEGLDTVEANEKLGFPADLRDYGIGAQILKDLGLQSLRLLTNNPRKIAGLQGYDLEVTERVPLQMPTKAENKTYLQTKVSKLGHLLNL; this is encoded by the coding sequence ATGTTTCATCGTATTGAAGAAGCTCTAGAAGATTTAAAACAAGGAAAAGTCGTTATCGTATGTGATGATGAAAACCGAGAAAATGAAGGCGATTTTATTGCTTTAGCAGAGTACATTACACCAGAAACGATTAATTTTATGATTACACACGGTCGTGGTCTCGTTTGCGTACCGATTACGGAGAAATACGCAGAACGTCTACAGTTAGAACCAATGGTTTCTCATAATACAGATTCACATCATACTGCTTTTACAGTAAGCATCGATCACGTTTCTACAACAACAGGCATTAGTGCTCATGAGCGTGCTACGACAATACAGGAATTATTGAATCCCGCATCTAAAGGAACTGATTTTAACCGCCCTGGACATATCTTTCCATTAATTGCGAAAGAAGGTGGCGTCCTTCGCCGCGCAGGTCATACAGAAGCCGCTGTTGATTTAGCAAAACTTTGCGGAGCTGAGCCAGCTGGCGTCATTTGCGAGATTATAAATGAAGATGGGACGATGGCACGTGTACCTGATTTACTAGAGTGTGCAAAACAATTTGATATAAAAATGATTACAATTGAAGATTTAATTGCTTATCGCCGCCATCACGAAACACTTGTGACGAGGGAAGTGGAAATTACATTACCTACAGATTTCGGTACTTTTCATGCAATTGGCTATTCTAACTCATTAGATATGAAAGAACATATCGCGCTCGTAAAAGGTGATATTTCAACAGGCGAACCTGTACTTGTACGCGTTCATTCAGAATGCTTAACAGGAGATGTATTTGGTTCGTGCCGCTGTGATTGCGGACCACAGCTACATGCTGCACTTGCTCAAATTGAGCGTGAAGGAAAAGGCGTTCTTCTCTATATGAGACAAGAAGGACGAGGCATTGGCCTTCTTAATAAGCTTCGCGCTTATAAGTTACAAGAAGAAGGGTTAGATACTGTAGAAGCAAATGAAAAACTTGGGTTCCCAGCTGATCTTCGTGATTACGGTATTGGCGCTCAAATTTTAAAAGATTTAGGCTTACAAAGTTTACGATTATTAACGAATAATCCACGAAAAATTGCTGGCTTACAAGGTTACGATTTAGAAGTAACCGAGCGTGTACCGTTGCAAATGCCAACAAAAGCAGAAAATAAAACGTATTTGCAAACGAAAGTAAGCAAATTAGGACATTTACTAAACTTATAA
- the ribH gene encoding 6,7-dimethyl-8-ribityllumazine synthase yields the protein MVFEGHLVGTGLKVGVVVGRFNEFITSKLLGGALDGLKRHGVEENDIDVAWVPGAFEIPLIAKKMANSGKYDAVITLGTVIRGATTHYDYVCNEVAKGVASLSLQTDIPVIFGVLTTETIEQAIERAGTKAGNKGYESAVAAIEMAHLSKQWA from the coding sequence ATGGTATTCGAAGGTCATTTAGTTGGTACTGGATTAAAAGTTGGGGTTGTTGTTGGACGTTTTAATGAATTTATTACAAGCAAGTTACTTGGTGGTGCTTTAGATGGATTAAAGCGTCACGGTGTAGAAGAAAATGATATTGATGTTGCATGGGTTCCTGGTGCATTCGAAATTCCTTTAATCGCTAAAAAGATGGCTAATAGCGGAAAGTATGATGCTGTTATTACATTAGGTACAGTAATTCGCGGTGCTACAACACATTACGATTACGTTTGTAATGAAGTAGCAAAAGGTGTTGCCTCTTTATCACTACAAACGGACATTCCAGTTATTTTCGGTGTATTAACGACAGAAACAATTGAACAAGCGATTGAACGTGCAGGTACAAAAGCTGGTAATAAAGGATATGAATCGGCAGTTGCTGCAATTGAAATGGCTCACTTGTCCAAACAATGGGCATAA
- the bioB gene encoding biotin synthase: MKQVQTKRDWKKLAYDVVEEKMITKEDAIAILEADDTEVLEIMNAAYIIRHHHFGKKVKLNMIINTKSGLCPEDCGYCSQSIISEAPIDKYAWLTQEKIVEGAHEAIRRKAGTYCIVASGRRPTDKEVNHVIGAVKEIRETTELKICCCLGFLNEDQAGRLADAGVHRYNHNLNTHENNYHSICSTHTYDDRVDTVQKAKQAGISPCSGAIFGMGETIEQRAEIAFELQRLDADSIPCNFLVAVKGTPLEGQKELTPVECLKVLAMMRFVNPTKEIRISGGRELNLRSVQPLGLFAANSIFVGDYLTTAGQEPTADWGMIEDLGFEIEECAL, encoded by the coding sequence ATGAAACAAGTACAAACAAAAAGGGATTGGAAAAAACTTGCATACGACGTAGTAGAAGAAAAAATGATTACGAAAGAAGATGCAATTGCAATATTAGAAGCTGATGATACAGAAGTTTTAGAAATTATGAATGCAGCTTACATCATTCGCCATCATCATTTTGGTAAGAAAGTAAAGTTGAACATGATTATAAATACGAAATCTGGATTATGTCCTGAAGATTGCGGTTATTGTTCACAGTCTATTATTTCAGAAGCACCGATTGATAAATATGCATGGTTAACACAAGAGAAAATTGTTGAAGGAGCACACGAAGCAATTCGTCGTAAAGCAGGTACATATTGTATTGTTGCATCTGGTCGTCGTCCGACAGATAAAGAAGTAAATCACGTTATTGGAGCAGTTAAGGAAATTCGTGAAACAACAGAGTTGAAAATTTGCTGTTGTTTAGGGTTTTTAAATGAAGATCAAGCAGGGCGTTTAGCAGATGCTGGTGTGCATCGTTATAACCACAATTTAAATACGCATGAAAATAATTACCATAGCATTTGTTCAACGCATACGTATGACGATCGTGTTGATACAGTCCAAAAAGCGAAGCAAGCTGGCATTTCTCCATGCTCAGGGGCGATTTTCGGAATGGGAGAAACGATTGAACAGCGCGCTGAAATTGCATTTGAATTACAACGCTTAGATGCGGATTCTATTCCATGTAATTTCCTTGTCGCTGTAAAGGGTACGCCACTTGAAGGACAAAAAGAATTAACGCCTGTAGAATGTTTAAAAGTGCTGGCAATGATGCGTTTTGTAAACCCAACAAAAGAAATTCGTATTTCAGGTGGCCGAGAACTTAATTTACGTTCTGTACAGCCACTCGGTTTATTTGCGGCAAACTCTATTTTCGTAGGGGATTACTTAACAACAGCTGGACAAGAACCGACTGCGGACTGGGGTATGATTGAAGACTTAGGTTTTGAGATTGAAGAATGTGCGCTATAA
- the bioC gene encoding malonyl-ACP O-methyltransferase BioC, with the protein MINKTLLQKRFNGAAVSYDQYANVQKKMAHSLLSILKGRYSETSSIRILELGCGTGYVTEQLSNLFPKAHITAVDFADEMIAVAKTRNNVENVMFRCEDIEQLKLEDSYDVIISNATFQWLNDLKTTVKNLFNYLPEEGILLFSTFGNTTFQELHTSFQRAKKEKGIHNCTSIGQRFVSKEQLVNICKNPLGNVHVSETCYIESFTEVREFLHSIRKVGATNSNEESYCQKPSLFRTMLRIYERDFTGKEGIMATYHALFTYITKEGKR; encoded by the coding sequence ATGATCAACAAAACGTTACTGCAAAAACGGTTTAATGGGGCGGCTGTATCCTACGATCAATATGCAAATGTACAAAAAAAGATGGCGCATTCGTTACTTTCTATATTGAAGGGGCGATACAGTGAAACATCATCGATACGTATTTTAGAACTTGGATGCGGGACAGGATATGTAACAGAGCAATTATCAAATTTATTTCCGAAAGCGCATATTACAGCTGTGGATTTTGCCGATGAGATGATTGCAGTCGCGAAAACTAGAAATAATGTGGAAAATGTGATGTTCCGATGTGAAGATATTGAACAATTAAAATTAGAAGATTCATATGATGTCATTATTTCAAATGCTACATTTCAATGGCTTAATGATTTAAAAACGACAGTGAAAAATTTATTTAACTATTTGCCTGAAGAAGGCATATTATTATTTTCAACGTTTGGTAATACGACTTTCCAAGAATTGCATACATCTTTTCAACGCGCTAAGAAAGAAAAGGGGATACACAATTGTACTTCAATTGGACAACGATTCGTTTCGAAAGAACAGTTAGTGAATATATGCAAAAATCCATTAGGAAACGTACATGTTTCTGAAACGTGTTACATAGAAAGCTTTACAGAAGTTAGGGAGTTTCTACATTCTATTCGAAAAGTAGGGGCAACCAATAGTAATGAAGAGTCTTACTGTCAAAAACCATCACTCTTTCGTACGATGCTTCGTATATACGAAAGAGACTTCACGGGAAAAGAAGGGATAATGGCAACGTATCATGCTTTATTTACGTATATAACAAAAGAGGGGAAGAGATGA
- a CDS encoding alpha/beta fold hydrolase — MKELKLIFIPGWGMEEGVWTLVLPYFKGYSVQCIDWRNVKEQSEFAGRIIDVAEDENVILVGWSLGALAAVQAYKKIKAQGMVLIGGTAKFTNTSDYTNGWNSLHVERMKKNLTRKKEDTLKRFYENMFTKSELRENTSFEEIALKFKGDSIQSLQLGLDYLIETDMRNELTSVKVPLLLLHGEQDVICPLSAAHSMTENTNATLKVVSEAGHALCVTNFEYCANEIIQFVEGIRHDQQNVTAKTV; from the coding sequence ATGAAAGAGCTAAAGCTTATTTTTATTCCAGGATGGGGAATGGAAGAAGGTGTTTGGACTTTAGTTCTGCCGTATTTTAAAGGATATTCTGTTCAATGCATAGATTGGCGTAACGTGAAAGAACAAAGTGAATTTGCGGGGCGAATAATAGATGTAGCAGAGGATGAGAATGTAATTTTAGTTGGATGGTCACTAGGAGCGTTAGCAGCAGTACAAGCTTATAAAAAGATTAAGGCCCAAGGTATGGTACTAATTGGTGGTACCGCTAAATTTACCAATACAAGTGACTATACAAATGGATGGAATTCCTTGCATGTAGAACGTATGAAAAAGAATTTAACGAGAAAGAAAGAAGATACTTTAAAGCGTTTCTATGAAAACATGTTTACAAAAAGTGAGCTGAGGGAGAATACGAGTTTTGAAGAGATTGCGCTGAAGTTTAAAGGAGACTCGATTCAGTCTTTACAATTAGGCTTAGATTATTTAATAGAAACAGATATGAGAAACGAATTAACAAGTGTCAAAGTCCCTTTATTACTTCTTCATGGAGAACAGGATGTGATATGTCCATTATCCGCAGCTCATAGTATGACAGAGAATACGAATGCTACGTTAAAGGTAGTAAGCGAGGCTGGGCATGCTTTATGCGTGACGAATTTTGAATATTGCGCAAACGAAATTATTCAATTTGTAGAGGGGATACGACATGATCAACAAAACGTTACTGCAAAAACGGTTTAA
- the bioF gene encoding 8-amino-7-oxononanoate synthase: MDQMWRAHLQSKVEQLKEQGQYRNLHVTERSEETWLIRNKKKMLNLASNNYLGLAGDERLKEAAIACTRKYGTGATASRLVVGNYPLYEEVERSICDWKGTEKALIVNSGYTANVGAISSLVGRRDIVFSDKLNHASIVDGIILSGAEHKRYRHNDLDHLEKMLQIASPEKRKLIVTDTIFSMDGDIAYLRGLVQLKEKYGAIIIVDEAHASGIYGIGGAGLAHIEKDITRKIDIHMGTFSKALGCYGAYLTGDAIYIEYLQNMMRSFIFTTALPPGTLGAIRKAIEIVKEDNERRERLIENGAYFRTHLQEAGFDIGSSSTHIVPIVVGSNENTLRFSERLQEVGIAAIAIRPPTVPVGSSRVRFAVTSQNTIADLKWAIQHIIRIGKEEGFLV; the protein is encoded by the coding sequence ATGGATCAAATGTGGCGCGCGCATCTTCAATCTAAAGTAGAACAATTAAAGGAGCAAGGGCAGTATCGTAATTTACATGTAACAGAGCGATCCGAAGAGACATGGCTTATTCGAAATAAGAAAAAGATGCTAAATTTAGCATCGAATAATTATTTAGGATTAGCTGGAGATGAAAGGCTGAAAGAAGCTGCTATTGCCTGTACAAGAAAATATGGAACTGGAGCGACAGCATCCCGTCTCGTTGTAGGAAATTATCCACTGTATGAAGAGGTTGAGAGAAGTATATGCGATTGGAAAGGCACTGAAAAAGCCTTAATTGTAAATAGTGGATATACCGCGAATGTTGGAGCGATTTCTTCGTTAGTTGGTCGCCGCGATATTGTTTTTAGTGACAAATTAAATCATGCAAGTATCGTTGATGGGATTATATTAAGCGGAGCAGAGCATAAAAGATATCGTCATAATGATTTGGATCATTTAGAAAAGATGTTGCAAATAGCGTCACCAGAAAAGAGAAAATTAATCGTAACAGATACGATTTTTAGTATGGATGGAGATATTGCATATTTGAGAGGCTTAGTTCAGCTTAAAGAGAAATACGGGGCAATCATTATAGTTGATGAAGCACATGCAAGTGGAATATATGGTATTGGCGGGGCTGGATTAGCTCATATAGAAAAGGATATTACTCGGAAAATTGATATACATATGGGGACGTTTAGTAAGGCTTTAGGGTGTTATGGTGCGTATTTGACAGGCGATGCAATTTATATAGAGTATTTACAAAATATGATGAGAAGCTTTATTTTTACTACAGCTTTACCACCAGGAACATTAGGGGCGATACGAAAAGCAATTGAAATTGTGAAAGAAGATAACGAAAGAAGAGAGCGACTTATAGAGAATGGTGCATATTTCAGGACGCATTTACAAGAAGCTGGTTTTGATATTGGGAGTAGCTCAACTCATATTGTACCGATTGTAGTTGGGTCAAATGAAAATACTTTACGGTTTAGTGAAAGATTACAAGAGGTAGGTATCGCAGCCATTGCAATTCGTCCGCCGACTGTTCCGGTTGGTAGTTCTCGAGTCCGTTTTGCAGTTACGTCACAAAATACAATAGCCGATTTGAAATGGGCTATTCAGCATATTATACGCATTGGTAAAGAAGAGGGGTTTTTAGTATGA
- the bioD gene encoding dethiobiotin synthase, with product MSGFFITATDTEVGKTVVTGALAGIFRERGHNVGVYKPLQSGHVASNPEGDAARLKALSGVPTKEDKICPYSIEEPLAPRLAMKRAGRTVTLKKITDHYNELLKEFNSLFVEGAGGLAVPYTEDALVIDFAKELQLPLIVVARPTLGTVNHTILTISYAKAHGLKVAGVILSGCKEYEKERVQENKIMIEELSGVPVLGLLPFLEGEFTKEELLESAKEHIMISKLEELIQNGSNVARASSI from the coding sequence ATGAGTGGTTTCTTTATAACAGCAACGGATACAGAAGTTGGCAAAACGGTAGTGACAGGAGCATTAGCAGGTATATTTCGAGAGCGTGGACATAATGTTGGTGTATATAAACCGTTGCAAAGTGGACATGTTGCATCAAATCCTGAGGGTGATGCAGCAAGATTAAAAGCGTTATCGGGTGTACCGACAAAAGAAGATAAAATTTGTCCTTATTCCATTGAAGAACCACTTGCTCCGAGACTTGCTATGAAAAGAGCTGGAAGGACAGTAACGTTAAAAAAAATTACTGACCACTATAATGAACTATTAAAAGAGTTTAATAGCCTATTTGTAGAAGGGGCTGGTGGGCTTGCCGTCCCATATACAGAAGATGCTTTAGTGATTGATTTTGCAAAAGAATTACAGCTTCCTCTTATTGTAGTAGCGCGTCCTACGCTTGGGACAGTTAATCATACTATTTTAACAATTTCTTATGCAAAAGCACATGGATTAAAAGTAGCAGGTGTAATTTTATCTGGATGTAAAGAATATGAAAAAGAAAGAGTGCAAGAAAATAAAATAATGATTGAGGAGTTAAGTGGAGTGCCAGTTTTAGGGTTATTACCATTCCTTGAAGGAGAGTTTACAAAGGAAGAATTATTAGAATCGGCAAAAGAGCATATTATGATTTCAAAATTAGAGGAGCTCATCCAAAATGGATCAAATGTGGCGCGCGCATCTTCAATCTAA